The following proteins come from a genomic window of Pichia kudriavzevii chromosome 1, complete sequence:
- a CDS encoding uncharacterized protein (PKUD0A03440; Pfam Domains: MFS_1(5.6e-28)): protein MSEKESASMSSGHKTSSESNNYQDVELNVKEGTGELQLTDEEKKQKVDQLASEMNISQKKLMWKIDLCVVPPFCLLYFLAFLDRVNVSNAKVYGIEKALGLHGNQFATALTVFFVPYIVFEVLSNYLIKIIKPHVWLSVMIFLFGLVTLLVAWSKNFGGLVVCRLFLGIFEAGSFPAIFYIIANFYTSGESLKRIAFFFNCTCLAGGCAGALAYRINDLHGVHGFDSWQWIYIIEGAFTMGLAIPLYFAVSDFPEEARFLNENERSFLKQKLELYQGNSGFEIKQTWKDIATVFKEPMLYITAICYFSLVVPSYCYAFFAPTVIAELGYTAMEAQRHSIYPWLATMGFSIILAVTSDMSKIRLPFALIASAVSIAGLSIVFSCYDANARYAGCFLTAMGLYSCMPILICWMSLNFSGHTRKSVGTAFVIGFGNIGGIVSSFIFPNNEAPRFKKGFGICIAFACLAFLLLAVYAAYLRWLNFRKDTDSYRQQWNEKDERSQIVRGDLNPDFKYWL, encoded by the coding sequence ATGTCTGAAAAGGAATCTGCGTCTATGAGTAGCGGTCACAAGACCTCTTCAGAATCTAATAATTACCAGGATGTCGAATTAAATGTGAAAGAGGGCACAGGAGAATTGCAACTTACAGACGAAgagaaaaagcaaaaagtCGATCAGTTAGCATCTGAGATGAACATCTCCCAAAAGAAACTAATGTGGAAAATTGACCTCTGCGTTGTTCCACCATTTTGCTTACTTTACTTCTTAGCATTTCTTGATAGAGTGAATGTTTCCAACGCAAAAGTCTACGGTATCGAAAAAGCACTTGGTTTACATGGTAACCAATTTGCAACTGCACTTactgttttctttgttccCTATATTGTCTTCGAAGTTTTATCAAACTACctaataaaaataataaaaccTCATGTGTGGTTATCCGTTATgatctttttgtttggtttggtAACACTTCTGGTTGCATGGTCTAAAAATTTTGGCGGTTTGGTTGTTTGCAGATTGTTCCTTGGAATTTTTGAGGCTGGTTCCTTTCCTGCAATTTTCTACATTATTGCTAACTTCTATACATCTGGTGAGTCTTTGAAGAGGAttgccttttttttcaactgtACTTGTCTAGCCGGCGGTTGTGCAGGTGCTCTAGCTTATAGAATCAATGATTTACACGGAGTTCATGGTTTTGACTCATGGCAATGGATTTATATTATCGAAGGTGCCTTCACTATGGGTTTGGCTATCCCACTTTACTTTGCAGTCTCTGACTTTCCTGAAGAAGCAAGATTcttgaatgaaaatgaaagatCATTCTTGAAGCAAAAGTTGGAACTTTATCAGGGTAATTCTGGTTTCGAAATCAAGCAAACTTGGAAAGATATTGCTACCGTTTTCAAAGAACCAATGCTTTATATAACTGccatttgttatttttcattggttGTTCCATCATACTGTTATGCATTCTTTGCACCTACTGTTATTGCAGAGTTAGGTTATACTGCTATGGAAGCACAAAGACACTCAATTTATCCATGGTTGGCAACAATGGGATTTTCAATCATACTTGCTGTTACCTCGGATATGAGCAAAATTAGATTGCCATTTGCACTTATAGCTAGTGCTGTTTCGATTGCTGGCCTATCGATTGTTTTCTCGTGTTATGATGCCAACGCCAGGTATGCAGGATGTTTCTTAACTGCAATGGGATTATACTCCTGCATGCCTATTTTAATCTGTTGGATGTCACTCAATTTTTCTGGGCACACCAGAAAGTCAGTTGGTACAGCATTTGTTATTGGATTTGGTAATATTGGTGGTATTGTCTCgtcttttattttccctAATAATGAAGCACCGAGATTTAAAAAGGGTTTTGGTATTTGCATTGCGTTTGCTTGTCTTGCGTTTCTCTTGTTGGCTGTTTATGCAGCATACCTTAGATGGTTGAATTTCAGAAAGGATACTGATAGCTATAGACAACAATGGAATGAAAAAGACGAAAGAAGTCAAATTGTGAGAGGTGATTTGAATCCTGATTTCAAATACTGGCTGTAA